A region from the Vicia villosa cultivar HV-30 ecotype Madison, WI linkage group LG3, Vvil1.0, whole genome shotgun sequence genome encodes:
- the LOC131656853 gene encoding uncharacterized protein LOC131656853: MVAGRNDDAIAEALRMLAGSIGQIPQANVGNQNGDDDEYRALGRFQRNNPPVFEGEHEPDKAQAWLKAIEKIFRVMNCTNAQRVQFGTHMLEKEAEDWWNNTLQRFEEDGIEVTWDLFRDVFLENYFPEDCRGKKEVEFLELKQGNGTVAVYAAKFQELIKYCPHYNTANAERSKCLKFVNGLRHDIKKAIGYQQITRFTELVNKSRIYDEDSRESASIYKSLKGKNQDRGKPYDDKRKQAGFGKKPSWGGSSTSPKCFKCGVEGHKAAECKKEVTTCFKCGKYGHIATNCRGGSTVTCFNCGEKGHVSTKCDKPKKEQAKGKVFALSGAGATTDERLIQGSGV, encoded by the exons ATGGTTGCAGGCaggaatgatgatgctattgctgagGCGTTGAGGATGTTGGCTGGCTCCATTGGTCAGATTCCTCAAGCGAATGTTGGTAACCaaaatggagatgatgatgagtaccgtgctttagggagattccagaggaacaatcctcctgttTTTGAAGGTGAACATGAGCctgataaagctcaagcttggctgaaggcgattgagaagatcttCAGAGTTATGAACTGTACTAATGCTCAGAgggtgcagtttggtactcatatgctggaaaaggaagctgaagATTGGTGGAACAACACTCTTCAGAGGTTTGAAGAAGATGGCATTGAggttacttgggatcttttccgtgatgtcttcttggagaactattttcctgaagattgtcgtgggaagaaagaggtggagttccttgagttgaagcaaggaaatggtaccgTTGCTGTTTATGCTGCTAAGTTTCaggagcttatcaagtattgtccccACTATAATACTGCTAATGCTGAGAGATCTaaatgtttgaagtttgtgaatggcttgagacatgatatcaagaaggctattggttaccaacagattacccgttttactgaattggttaacaagagtcggatttatgatgaggatagtagagaGAGTGCCTCTATCTACAAGAGTTTGAAAGGAAAGAATCAGgatcgtgggaaaccgtatgatgacaagaggaaacaagctggttttggcaagaagccaagttgGGGAGGATCTTCTACTTCACCTAAGTGTTTCAAATGTGGAGTTGAGGGTCATAAAGCTGCTGAGTGCAAGAAAGAGGTtactacttgtttcaagtgtggcaagtatGGTCACATAGCTACTAATTGTAGAGGTGGTTCGACtgtgacttgtttcaactgtgggGAGAAAGGCCACGTTAGTACAAAATGtgacaagccaaagaaggagcaagcaaaaggaaaagtgtttgcattgtctggtgcggGAGCCACTACTGATGAGAGGCTAATTCAAG gttctggagtttag